A window of the Henckelia pumila isolate YLH828 chromosome 3, ASM3356847v2, whole genome shotgun sequence genome harbors these coding sequences:
- the LOC140890786 gene encoding ABC transporter I family member 20-like — protein MAVQEENWRPTVEINNLSFTYPGIDGHPPPGSAPLIDEFSLTLHSGDRCLLVGSNGAGKTTLLKIIGGKHMVDQEMVRVFGRSTFHDTALTSSGVLSYLGGEWRREVAFAGFDVPIQMDISAEKMIFGVAGIHPQRREELIKVLGVDLSWRMHKVSDGQRRRVQICMGLLKPFKVLLLDEITVDLDVLARSDLLGFLKKECEERGATIIYATHIFDGLDDWPSHIAYVARGKLQLVMPMNKIKEISKLSLMRTVESWLRKERDDERQRRKERKASGTPEYDKKVEGSRVAGDPARAAVRVLNNGWAAGRLNSTVAGEESFSLSSNRVLR, from the exons ATGGCGGTGCAGGAGGAGAACTGGCGGCCCACGGTGGAGATCAACAACCTCAGCTTCACTTACCCAGGAATCGACGGCCATCCTCCGCCGGGTTCCGCCCCTTTGATCGATGAATTTTCACTCACTCTCCACTCCGGCGATCGTTGTCTTCTTGTTGGTTCAAATGGCGCGG GGAAAACAACTTTACTGAAAATAATCGGTGGGAAGCATATGGTGGATCAAGAGATGGTAAGGGTTTTCGGAAGATCCACATTTCATGACACAGCATTGACGTCTTCAGGAGTCCTCTCTTATCTTGGTGGCGAG TGGAGACGAGAAGTTGCTTTTGCTGGTTTTGATGTTCCAATTCAGATGGATATTTCGGCTGAGAAAATGATATTTGGGGTTGCAGGAATCCATCCCCAAAGACGAGAAGAATTGATCAAG GTCTTGGGTGTTGACTTGTCGTGGAGAATGCATAAAGTATCTGATGGTCAAAGAAGAAGGGTTCAAATATGTATGGGCCTTCTAAAGCCATTCAAG GTACTATTGCTCGATGAAATAACAGTTGACTTAGATGTGCTTGCACGGTCTGACCTTTTAGGATTTCTAAAGAAAGAATGTGAAGAACGGGGTGCCACAATAATTTACGCAACACATATTTTTGATGGTCTCGATGACTGGCCATCGCATATC GCTTACGTGGCTCGTGGAAAGTTGCAGCTAGTGATGCCaatgaataaaatcaaagaaattAGCAAGTTGTCACTGATG AGAACTGTGGAGAGTTGGCTGAGAAAAGAGAGAGACGATGAGCGGCAGCGAAGGAAAGAGAGAAAAGCTAGTGGTACTCCGGAATATGATAAAAAAGTCGAAGGCAGCCGTGTAGCTGGTGATCCAGCACGCGCTGCTGTCCGCGTGCTAAATAACGGGTGGGCTGCTGGGAGGCTGAATTCAACTGTAGCTGGTGAAGAAAGCTTCTCCTTGAGCTCTAACAGGGTCCTCAGATAA
- the LOC140892894 gene encoding uncharacterized protein isoform X1: protein MAAVYSLYIINKSGGLIFYKDYGSAGRMDTNDSLRLASLWHSMHAISQQLSPVSGCSGIELLQADTFDLHCFQSLTDYGRFMVLEIAWSSKCSPTTSLASLKKRCWMNYGLFGILILVKIFLYSLTSVEMILVFDHFLFLNGYTSLLCRLRFHFCCLSYYAAIFQNYQYIQVHFIILVIEIDA from the exons ATGGCAGCGGTTTACAGCCTCTATATTATCAACAAATCAGGTGGTCTTATTTTCTACAAG GATTATGGGTCAGCTGGAAGAATGGACACAAATGATAGTTTGAGACTGGCAAGTTTGTGGCATTCAATGCATGCCATATCTCAGCAGTTGTCCCCTGTTTCCGGTTGCTCCGGAATCGAGCTTCTCCAAGCTGATACTTTTGATCTCCATTGCTTTCAATCTCTCACTG ATTATGGCAGATTTATGGTATTGGAAATTGCTTGGTCAAGCAAGTGCTCTCCAACAACATCGCTAGCAAG TCTTAAGAAGAGATGTTGGATGAATTATGGACTCTTTGGTATCTTAATCCTCGTCAAGATATTTTTGTACTCTCTTACTTCTGTTGAAATGATTCTcgtgtttgatcatttccttttTTTGAACGGATACACATCTCTGTTGTGTAGGTTAAGATTTCACTTTTGTTGTTTAAGCTATTATGCAGCTATTTTCCAGAACTACCAATACATACAAGTTCATTTCATCATTTTGGTTATTGAAATTGATGCTTGA
- the LOC140893113 gene encoding WAT1-related protein At1g09380-like: MGMGAAGLFPFLNMVIVQLGYAGMNIISKLAMDSGMNPFVHVAYRQIFATISIAPFAFFMERKTRPKLTKSILFQIFLCSIFGVTVNQITYFVGLKYSTPTIACALSNINPALTFLLAVPLGLEKLGVRSKAGQAKIWGTIICVGGALLLSFYHGKVVNIGESGIHWKYAEKITTTNNSIDHLNSSGPLLLVASALSWAVWLIIQTRLSKQYAAPYSSSALMCFMSTFQCVFIAFCFNHRLSAWSLHQPIRIVSTVYAGIVCSALAFCLMTWCIERKGPLYVSVFSPLLLVIVAILSWALLQEKLYIGTVAGSALIVLGLYGVLWGKNKEMSSLLHAYHHHNFQEGDHQELDQQKSRPNNFDLESNVARVVTASSFHD; the protein is encoded by the exons ATGGGCATGGGAGCAGCTGGTTTGTTTCCTTTCTTGAACATGGTTATTGTTCAATTGGGGTATGCGGGAATGAACATTATTTCCAAGCTTGCTATGGATTCTGGGATGAACCCTTTTGTCCATGTTGCTTACAGGCAAATCTTTGCCACCATTTCCATTGCCCCTTTCGCTTTTTTTATGGAGAG GAAAACGAGGCCAAAATTGACAAAATCAATCTTATTCCAGATTTTCTTGTGTTCCATCTTCGG GGTTACCGTGAATCAGATCACATATTTTGTGGGACTCAAGTATTCCACCCCAACAATCGCATGCGCCTTGAGCAACATAAACCCCGCTCTCACTTTCCTCTTGGCTGTTCCTTTGGG ATTAGAGAAACTGGGAGTGAGAAGCAAGGCGGGGCAGGCGAAGATATGGGGAACCATAATATGCGTAGGCGGCGCGCTGCTTCTGTCTTTCTACCACGGGAAAGTGGTGAACATCGGGGAATCTGGAATTCATTGGAAGTACGCAGAGAAGATTACTACAACCAACAATTCAATCGACCATCTAAATTCCTCTGGCCCTTTGCTTCTCGTTGCCAGCGCTCTTTCTTGGGCTGTGTGGCTCATCATCCAA ACAAGACTGAGCAAGCAGTACGCGGCTCCATACTCCAGCTCGGCTTTGATGTGTTTCATGTCCACTTTCCAGTGTGTCTTTATAGCCTTCTGCTTCAACCATCGTTTGTCGGCTTGGTCACTCCACCAACCCATCAGGATCGTGTCCACTGTCTACGCG GGAATAGTGTGTTCAGCGTTGGCATTTTGTTTGATGACATGGTGCATAGAAAGAAAAGGGCCTCTGTATGTGTCCGTTTTCAGCCCTTTGCTTCTGGTCATCGTGGCTATTCTCAGTTGGGCTCTACTTCAAGAGAAATTATACATTGGGAC AGTTGCAGGATCAGCATTGATTGTATTGGGACTGTATGGAGTCTTATGGGGAAAGAACAAAGAGATGAGCTCTCTTCTCCATGCTTATCACCATCATAATTTCCAGGAAGGAGATCATCAAGAATTAGATCAACAAAAGTCGAGGCCTAATAATTTTGACCTGGAATCAAATGTGGCCCGCGTCGTCACAGCTAGCTCGTTCCACGATTAA
- the LOC140892894 gene encoding uncharacterized protein isoform X2 yields MAAVYSLYIINKSGGLIFYKDYGSAGRMDTNDSLRLASLWHSMHAISQQLSPVSGCSGIELLQADTFDLHCFQSLTDLWYWKLLGQASALQQHR; encoded by the exons ATGGCAGCGGTTTACAGCCTCTATATTATCAACAAATCAGGTGGTCTTATTTTCTACAAG GATTATGGGTCAGCTGGAAGAATGGACACAAATGATAGTTTGAGACTGGCAAGTTTGTGGCATTCAATGCATGCCATATCTCAGCAGTTGTCCCCTGTTTCCGGTTGCTCCGGAATCGAGCTTCTCCAAGCTGATACTTTTGATCTCCATTGCTTTCAATCTCTCACTG ATTTATGGTATTGGAAATTGCTTGGTCAAGCAAGTGCTCTCCAACAACATCGCTAG
- the LOC140891177 gene encoding uncharacterized protein — translation MAAVYSLYIINKSGGLIFYKDYGSAGRMDTNDSLRLASLWHSMHAISQQLSPVSGCFGIELLQADTFDLHCFQSLTGTKFFVVCEPGVQHMEGLLKCIYELYTDYVLKNPFYEMEMPIRCELFDINLSQAVQKDRVALLGR, via the exons ATGGCAGCGGTTTACAGCCTCTATATTATCAACAAATCAGGTGGTCTTATTTTCTACAAG GATTATGGGTCAGCTGGAAGAATGGACACAAATGATAGTTTGAGACTGGCAAGTTTGTGGCATTCAATGCATGCCATATCTCAGCAGTTGTCCCCTGTTTCCGGTTGCTTCGGAATCGAGCTTCTCCAAGCTGATACTTTTGATCTCCATTGCTTTCAATCTCTCACTG GTACCAAATTCTTTGTGGTCTGCGAACCTGGAGTTCAACATATGGAGGGTCTCTTGAAATGTATTTATGAGCTATATACAGATTATGTTCTGAAGAACCCGTTTTATGAGATGGAAATGCCAATTCGCTGTGAGCTCTTTGACATAAATTTATCGCAAGCTGTACAGAAGGATCGAGTTGCTTTATTGGGAAGATGA
- the LOC140891319 gene encoding pentatricopeptide repeat-containing protein At4g18975, chloroplastic-like has protein sequence MSRSTSIVVLSRRVCWLITEKAQPLSSKYSTMMHSPNQIQTNPFSLESPKDRINYNAAQFQQNDSATSIPHQIGENVPRKDKITFLVKTLVDLNDSKEAVYSTLDAWVAWERNFPIGAMKNVLLILEKDQQWHRMVQVIKWMLSKGQGNTRGTYGQLIQALDMDNRAEEAYDIWKKKLAFDLHSVPWKLCKLMISIYYRNHRLEDLVKLFNGLEDFDRKPPEKSIVRKVADAYEILGKPEEKERILEKYKDLFAETPNAKAKKHGPSHKRKSGKKG, from the coding sequence ATGTCGAGATCAACTTCTATTGTAGTGCTGTCTAGACGAGTTTGTTGGCTTATAACAGAAAAAGCTCAGCCTCTCTCTTCCAAGTACAGTACAATGATGCATTCTCCTAACCAAATCCAAACCAATCCTTTTTCGCTTGAATCACCAAAGGACAGGATCAATTATAATGCCGCTCAATTTCAGCAAAATGATTCTGCAACTTCAATCCCACATCAAATAGGAGAAAACGTTCCAAGAAAAGATAAGATCACCTTTCTCGTGAAGACGCTTGTGGACCTCAACGATAGTAAAGAAGCAGTGTACAGCACCCTAGATGCTTGGGTTGCATGGGAGAGGAATTTTCCAATCGGGGCTATGAAGAACGTATTGTTGATTCTTGAGAAAGATCAGCAATGGCACAGGATGGTTCAAGTTATTAAGTGGATGCTGAGCAAGGGACAGGGGAACACTAGAGGGACATACGGGCAGCTCATTCAAGCTTTAGACATGGATAACAGAGCAGAAGAAGCGTACGACATTTGGAAGAAAAAACTTGCTTTTGACTTGCACTCTGTTCCATGGAAGCTCTGCAAACTCATGATATCAATTTATTATAGAAACCACAGGCTTGAGGATCTTGTGAAGCTGTTCAATGGTTTGGAAGATTTTGATCGTAAACCCCCGGAGAAATCAATTGTGCGGAAAGTTGCTGATGCGTATGAAATTCTGGGTAAGCCTGAAGAGAAGGAACGGATACTAGAGAAGTACAAGGATCTGTTTGCTGAGACCCCAAATGCAAAGGCCAAGAAACACGGCCCTTCACATAAGAGGAAATCGGGCAAAAAAGGGTGA
- the LOC140891321 gene encoding DNA repair protein XRCC4-like isoform X2: MEAQKYTCVKLELPTDGSKPEPVFVKGTWSPTCFDLSISNGLEAWTCHATEEEVQERASQWDQTVSDYVDLAERFLGFQQPGSVYGFSDAGNGCRREEVVWKTQSFDRLKVEGEKCLAQSEKLSNERLEFESEIYGKFVQVLNSKKAKLRELRGQLSKQATPRQQLEEEEESTDKTETFDEGSDEEPEKDEVSSSKDVRTTSSRGRKRKQ, encoded by the exons atggaagcaCAAAAGTATACATGCGTGAAGCTGGAATTACCGACTGATGGAAGCAAACCCGAACCTGTATTCGTAAAGGGTACGTGGAGCCCGACCTGCTTTGACCTTTCCATTTCCAATGGACTCGAAGCTTGGACTTGCCACG CTACGGAGGAAGAAGTGCAAGAAAGAGCATCGCAATGGGATCAAACGGTGTCAGATTACGTGGACTTGGCCGAGAGGTTTCTTGGGTTTCAGCAACCTGGCTCAGTTTACGGGTTCTCAGATGCTGGAAATGGATGCAGAAGG GAGGAAGTAGTATGGAAAACCCAATCCTTTGACAGGCTTAAAGTGGAGGGCGAAAAATGTTTAGCACAAAGTGAGAAATTAAGCAATGAAAgattggagtttgaatcagaAATCTATGGAAAG TTTGTTCAAGTCTTAAACTCAAAGAAGGCAAAACTCAGAGAGCTTCGTGGTCAACTCTCGAAGCAGGCTACACCTCGTCAACAGCTAGAAGAGGAAGAAGAATCCACGGACAAGACCGAAACTTTtgatgaaggaagtgatgaAGAACCAGAGAAGGATGAGGTGAGCTCTTCTAAAGATGTCCGAACGACTAGCTCACGTGGTCGTAAGAGGAAACAGTAA
- the LOC140891321 gene encoding DNA repair protein XRCC4-like isoform X1, whose amino-acid sequence MEAQKYTCVKLELPTDGSKPEPVFVKGTWSPTCFDLSISNGLEAWTCHATEEEVQERASQWDQTVSDYVDLAERFLGFQQPGSVYGFSDAGNGCRRLSWTFEKNGTKLEWRWKCQPSPDSKKITAEVLDFLMDANIRLSEEVVWKTQSFDRLKVEGEKCLAQSEKLSNERLEFESEIYGKFVQVLNSKKAKLRELRGQLSKQATPRQQLEEEEESTDKTETFDEGSDEEPEKDEVSSSKDVRTTSSRGRKRKQ is encoded by the exons atggaagcaCAAAAGTATACATGCGTGAAGCTGGAATTACCGACTGATGGAAGCAAACCCGAACCTGTATTCGTAAAGGGTACGTGGAGCCCGACCTGCTTTGACCTTTCCATTTCCAATGGACTCGAAGCTTGGACTTGCCACG CTACGGAGGAAGAAGTGCAAGAAAGAGCATCGCAATGGGATCAAACGGTGTCAGATTACGTGGACTTGGCCGAGAGGTTTCTTGGGTTTCAGCAACCTGGCTCAGTTTACGGGTTCTCAGATGCTGGAAATGGATGCAGAAGG CTATCCTGGACATTCGAAAAGAATGGGACGAAACTGGAATGGCGATGGAAGTGCCAACCTTCACCTGATAGCAAGAAAATTACAGCCGAAGTCTTGGACTTTCTAATGGATGCCAATATAAGATTGAGT GAGGAAGTAGTATGGAAAACCCAATCCTTTGACAGGCTTAAAGTGGAGGGCGAAAAATGTTTAGCACAAAGTGAGAAATTAAGCAATGAAAgattggagtttgaatcagaAATCTATGGAAAG TTTGTTCAAGTCTTAAACTCAAAGAAGGCAAAACTCAGAGAGCTTCGTGGTCAACTCTCGAAGCAGGCTACACCTCGTCAACAGCTAGAAGAGGAAGAAGAATCCACGGACAAGACCGAAACTTTtgatgaaggaagtgatgaAGAACCAGAGAAGGATGAGGTGAGCTCTTCTAAAGATGTCCGAACGACTAGCTCACGTGGTCGTAAGAGGAAACAGTAA